A genomic window from Triticum urartu cultivar G1812 chromosome 7, Tu2.1, whole genome shotgun sequence includes:
- the LOC125524358 gene encoding L-type lectin-domain containing receptor kinase IX.1-like: protein MGSRRPPPTTLVFVLLLCLYYAPRRAFSLFFDLNFSNQRDGSSIAVDGDALVSTSWLELTKNTRDENIQSSVGRAWYDHKVPLWSSATGEMASFTTTFSFRITPDKDSLPLTGDGMAFFLGSFPSVRPPRSAGGGLGLLPTDTNGTGDGRIVAVEFDTFYNSQYRDINGNHVGIDINSVNSTASTSTARPGKNLTSLHVMKATVKYQNDSKMLAVGLLIDDAFYQVSTTVDLRKYLPEEVSVGFSAATGEVVELHQILSWSFSSTLESPPAEPPLPIQTSSRNIHNKLVPILASVLVPLLFLLVCATAVLGWRRHKKRRANEDSEEECDDRADLERGVAAGGPRRYMYHELVTATSNFAEEEKLGRGGFGSVYRGHLTLTPVAAVGGDQDRRAVAVKVLSAESSAQGRKEFKAEVRIISRLKHRNLVQLLGWCDSRKGLLLVYELVAESSLDKHLYSKDGTYLTWPQRYNIILGLGSALRYLHGEWEQCIVHGDIKPSNIMLDSSLSTKLGDFGLARLIDHGAGSMQTTKAVLGTVGYIDPEFVNTRRPSTKSDVYSFGIVLLEITSGRRPVMETPERSFTLLSWVWGLYGRNAILDAADERLRGDEADARWMERVLVVGLWCAHPDQGERPSIAQAMHVLQSDEMRLPALPLHMYRTVPDPASSGPYGSFSVDSLGSSCVRSSSVSIGNITHFSESSSTALL from the coding sequence ATGGGCTCTCGCCGTCCTCCTCCTACCACCCTAGTATTTGTGCTGCTGCTATGCCTCTACTATGCGCCGCGCCGGGCCTTCTCACTCTTCTTCGACCTCAACTTCTCCAACCAAAGAGACGGTTCATCCATCGCCGTCGACGGCGATGCACTCGTCAGCACGTCGTGGCTGGAGCTGACAAAGAACACGCGTGATGAAAACATTCAGAGCAGCGTCGGCCGGGCATGGTACGACCACAAAGTGCCGCTGTGGAGCAGCGCCACCGGCGAGATGGCTAGCTTCACCACCACCTTCTCCTTCCGAATCACCCCGGACAAGGACAGCCTGCCGCTGACAGGCGACGGGATGGCCTTCTTCCTCGGGAGTTTCCCTTCGGTGCGCCCGCCCCGGAGTGCcggcggcggcctcggcctcctccCGACCGACACTAATGGGACAGGGGACGGCCGAATCGTGGCCGTCGAGTTCGACACTTTCTACAACTCCCAATATCGTGACATCAACGGGAACCATGTCGGCATCGACATCAACTCTGTAAACTCCACGGCGTCCACGAGCACGGCGAGACCGGGCAAGAACCTCACGTCGCTCCATGTTATGAAAGCCACCGTCAAGTACCAGAATGACTCCAAGATGCTGGCCGTTGGTCTCCTCATCGATGATGCCTTCTACCAGGTCAGTACAACCGTCGATCTGAGAAAATACTTACCGGAGGAGGTCTCCGTCGGTTTCTCCGCGGCCACTGGCGAAGTCGTCGAGCTGCACCAGATACTGTCATGGTCATTCAGCTCCACGCTTGAATCTCCACCTGCCGAACCCCCTCTCCCAATTCAAACCAGCAGCCGCAACATCCACAATAAGTTGGTACCGATCCTAGCATCTGTCCTAGTTCCTCTGCTTTTTTTGTTGGTCTGTGCGACCGCAGTGTTGGGATGGCGGCGACACAAGAAAAGAAGAGCAAATGAGGACAGCGAAGAAGAGTGTGACGACAGAGCTGACCTCGAGAGAGGTGTGGCTGCCGGAGGCCCCCGACGGTACATGTACCACGAGCTGGTCACCGCAACGAGTAACTTCGCCGAGGAGGAGAAGCTCGGGCGAGGCGGCTTCGGGAGCGTTTACCGGGGTCACCTCACGCTCACACCCGTAGCTGCTGTCGGTGGTGACCAAGACCGCCGTGCGGTGGCGGTGAAGGTCTTGTCAGCGGAGTCGTCGGCGCAAGGGAGGAAGGAGTTCAAGGCAGAGGTGAGGATCATCAGCAGACTGAAGCATCGCAACCTTGTGCAGCTGCTGGGTTGGTGCGACAGCCGCAAGGGGCTCCTCCTTGTCTACGAGCTCGTCGCGGAGAGCAGCCTCGACAAGCACCTCTACAGCAAGGACGGCACGTATCTAACATGGCCACAGAGGTACAACATCATCCTCGGTCTGGGGTCGGCGCTGCGCTACCTCCACGGAGAGTGGGAGCAATGCATCGTCCACGGCGACATCAAACCGAGCAACATCATGCTCGACTCATCGCTCAGCACCAAGCTCGGGGACTTCGGGTTGGCCCGGCTCATTGACCACGGCGCCGGGTCAATGCAGACCACCAAGGCCGTGCTAGGCACCGTCGGGTACATCGACCCAGAGTTCGTCAACACGCGCCGCCCTAGCACCAAGTCGGATGTCTACAGTTTCGGCATCGTCCTCCTAGAGATCACCTCTGGCCGACGGCCGGTGATGGAGACCCCGGAGAGGTCTTTCACACTGCTCAGCTGGGTTTGGGGCCTGTATGGGAGGAATGCGATCCTTGACGCGGCGGACGAGCGGTTGAGGGGTGACGAGGCTGATGCTCGATGGATGGAGCGGGTGCTCGTCGTCGGGCTCTGGTGTGCACACCCAGACCAGGGCGAGCGGCCGTCCATCGCGCAGGCCATGCACGTCCTGCAGTCCGACGAGATGAGGCTGCCGGCGCTGCCGCTGCACATGTACAGGACTGTGCCGGACCCCGCGTCGTCTGGCCCGTACGGGTCTTTCTCCGTTGACAGCTTGGGTTCCAGTTGCGTTCGCTCTTCTTCGGTCAGCATCGGCAACATCACCCATTTCTCTGAGTCGTCCTCGACTGCGTTGCTATGA